A window of Tetrapisispora phaffii CBS 4417 chromosome 9, complete genome contains these coding sequences:
- the CWC27 gene encoding putative peptidylprolyl isomerase CWC27 (similar to Saccharomyces cerevisiae CWC27 (YPL064C); ancestral locus Anc_8.528), translated as MSMSVEPQTTAKCVVSTSKGNLNIEFWAKECPLITKHFLEVCVTGNINKNKFVKLSNNNDLLVLEQSENNGSELDEVKIRKEKNNRLKFNRGGLVAWDLRNNNMVITVNELDFMKKNDVIKDLVIFGKLVDQTIYTFRDICDTELNDASEFMYPVDIKSTEITIPYFKDLNKLESRLSPFDNSNKAIPPKPVNKNKSYKIRVLYDEDSDEDLDANLNNTKALPLRKKMKIKLSSSIQDSKGRMSDRNRNTNINKNDDDVNIDSHNADGPIKGDRKSEKDIALSNDSKELKSRPDKLNSEQSTIYENHEQTERELETLKLFKQFQNDVTGKNILRRNK; from the coding sequence ATGTCAATGAGTGTTGAGCCCCAAACCACTGCAAAATGTGTTGTTAGCACCAGCAAAGggaatttaaatattgaattttggGCAAAAGAATGTCCATTAATTACAAAACACTTTTTAGAAGTATGTGTAACTGGCAACATTAATAAGAACAAATTTGTAAAGCTTTCtaacaataatgatttGTTGGTTCTAGAACAGTCGGAAAACAATGGATCGGAATTAGATGAGGTAAAGATAAGGAAAGAGAAGAACAATCGATTGAAGTTCAATCGAGGAGGATTGGTTGCATGGGATTTACGAAATAATAACATGGTGATTACAGTAAATGAATTGGATTTcatgaaaaaaaatgacGTTATAAAAGACTTAGTAATATTTGGCAAACTAGTGGACCAAACTATTTATACATTCAGAGACATTTGTGATACTGAATTAAATGATGCTTCTGAATTTATGTATCCCGTAGATATCAAATCAACGGAAATTACGATACCgtattttaaagatttgaaCAAACTTGAATCTCGTCTTTCACCTTTTGATAATTCCAATAAAGCCATACCTCCGAAACCAGTCAATAAGAACAAGTCTTATAAAATCAGGGTATTATATGATGAAGATAGTGATGAAGATCTAGATGCTAATCTAAACAATACAAAGGCACTTCCACTGaggaaaaaaatgaaaataaaattatcatcAAGTATTCAAGACAGTAAAGGTAGAATGAGTGACAGAAACAGGAATACtaatataaataagaatgatgatgatgtcAATATTGACTCTCATAATGCTGATGGACCCATCAAAGGTGACCGTAAGAGTGAAAAGGACATTGCATTATCCAATGATTCTAAAGAACTCAAGAGTAGGCCTGACAAATTGAACTCTGAACAGTCTACTATTTACGAAAACCATGAACAAACAGAACGTGAATTAGAgacattgaaattatttaaacaatttcaaaatgatGTCACTgggaaaaatattttaagaagaaacaaataa